The Setaria viridis chromosome 2, Setaria_viridis_v4.0, whole genome shotgun sequence DNA window CTACAGTGAACACCTCTGTAGGATCAAAATCCTCGGCTTCCTCAAGATAATTTTGATCATCTGGTGGCGAAGGAGAGTCCATAGGAAAGAGTATACTATGCCGGATGAAAATGGAATGGAAAAAGTCTCTACCACTCGCAAACATTTTATACACCAATCAGGAAAGCAAAGAGGCACAGACTCAACAGTCACACGCACAAACTGAACAGTCACACGCATAGCTGAACAGTCACACGCACAGATAAACTGGTGCACGCACAAACTGAACAGGCACATGCTGAAACTGACATGCACAACTGAACATGAAAACGGCCATCTGTTCACACTAGACAAACACAAATTGATGCTTCCAGATTACATATGGTTGACGAAAAACTGAACAGTCCAGATAGCAATTAACTTACAAGTTCATACACTGAAAAACTTACAAGTCCAGATAGCATTTTTCTCATCGAGATAGCACTTTAACTTACAAGTTCATAAACTGAAAAAATGATAGCAATTTAACTCACAAGTTCACACACTAGATAACTGAACAGTCCAGATAGTACTACACTGGAAAAAGCCAAAATTATAGCAAAATTCATCTCAAATGTCTTCATAGTCCCTGCAATCACAAACACACAATCAGATTATAGCTGGTAATAATAAACTGAGTATACAGTACACTGCAGCTATACATACCAAAATTAAGTACTACTGGGAAATAGCCTCTCTCTAAAACACTTCATGGTAGCAATATATTCAGACTTTTCTTCATCAGACATTGCACTTGTATCTCTAGAGATGAGAGTAGTGTAGGCCTCCATCATCTTAGCCTCTTTCTCAAGTTTCTTTGCCTCTCTGTTCTCCTGAGCAGTAAGGTGAGCCATCCTAGAGCTTTCAAGCTTCTCAGCAGACAAATTCTGTTGAATCTCTAACGCCTTCATGCGATTTGCAGCAACATTTTCTTGTATTTTGCTCAACTTATCAAGTCCATCCACATCAATTGCTGACTCTTTTGATATACCATCTTCACCTAGTTCCTTTGATTTACCTTTTGCAGCAAGAGAAGCCTTTTTTGCTGCTTTCTGCCCTATTGGTCTCTTTGGCATTTCATCTGAACTTTCATCATTTGTATCCTCTCCTCGGCAAGCTTTCCAAACCTTTTTTAGCGTGAAGGGTCCTAGCTTAAGCTTTTTGTTGTCCTCCACATAAAAGGTTTGGGCTGCATCATACCACATATCCTCAGAATAACCACTTGCAAATACTCTTTGAGCCTTCAAGTAAGCACATTCAAAAAGGTCAGTCCACTTATTGATCTTGTGCCATCGATCCTTGCATTGCTTGGCATTTCTTTTCCTATTTAACGGGATACTCTTGTTGTACGAATCAACAACCTCACCCCAATACTGGTTGCCATCCCTATCAGCTCCTTGTGTAGAGTCCGTAGAATTTTCAACCCAAGAGCTCATCAATTTTTCATCCTCATCTATTGTCCATAAGATCCGCTTTTCAGTTCTTACATTTTCACTGTCACTATCAACTCCATCATGCTGGTGATCAGATAAATTTTCCAAATCTATTGGTGAACTTTCAGCATTGTGGTTTGAAACTGTTGTACTCATTGTTGCTCCAACCAAATGAAAGTTATGCGGCTGGTTAGGAAAATAACTCATAAATCCACCAGGTGGGTGTGTCTCTTTGTCCCTTAAGTACAAAAATAACACACATCAGAAATTAATAGTGCCACCATGTGCAAAAATTGGGGTACCATCAACTTATGCATTATGAATGCACCTAATCAGATAGTCCTAATAATTTTAGCACTACCAATATGCATCTCAGTTTCTTATAACAGATCACATTCTGTAATCCTATAGGGAATCACTACAAAGTGTGGTATATAACATATCACTTTTGTTATGTGTTCAGAACCAAATTCAGAGCACAAACTGAGTGGTTCACACCAAACTGAGCACAAACTGAGTGGTTCACACCAAAAAAGAGCTAATTTAACAGCACCTGATAGCAGTTTAACACCACAAATTCAAGATATGAAATTAGCATTTGGAGTAGTCCTATAGTTTAAGCATTGCCGCTGACAAATAGAAAGTAATATACAGAGCAGACATTCAATCAGAGCAAAAGATTCTACTGGAAGAACAAACATTCAGAGCACACATGGGTTAATTTACAGATAGAGCTTAGTGTTTTACCTTGTTGGATCCCAATTCGATGGAGTACCAACTCCAGGTGCTTCCCACCATACTGGACATGGGGAAGGAGGGATTGGGAATCCATTGGAGGAAGGAGAGCCACCAGATGTTGGAAATCCCCATCCGGTGGAGCCAAATCCGCGACCAGCAGGGAAGAGGGCCGCCGCCGAGTTGGATGAGTTGGGTGCTGCTGCCAAGCTGCTTGCACGCCCCATGAATGCTGCCGCCAAGCCGGTTCCACGGGGAAGCCTGCTCCCCATCGCCGCCATCGGAGCGGCGGACGTCCTGGTATTCTCCGCCACCGTAGCCTTCCTCTTCGAAGCCGGTGCCGCCTCCTTTGACATCGGACGGTGGCTGGGCAGCACAGAACGGCGACAGACAGGCAACGACAGCGAGGACGGCGGAGACAGTCGACGACGAGGCAGTGCAGCAGAGATCGGTGGAGATGGGCGAGGAAGAATGGTGGAGGCGGAGAAGGATGAAGTCGAGACATATATTGGGGATTTTGGCGGCAAtcttcacctctctctctcgcgcgcAGCTGGATCCGCGAGGCGACGCCTCCGTACAACGCGCGGCGAGCCGGTGTCTTGGCCTGGGAGCACGAGCTCGGGCCGTCGCGTGGTGAGGCGACGCtcatcttctctttcctcctttaCTGCTGAGCGGCGGGGGGTTTTTGCATTTTGGAGGCTACGGAGACGAGGCTTACAGCCccgttgtacgtgcccttaaGCAGCTAAATCCATGACTAAACTATAAGGGCCATCAATTAGTCAAGCAGCCGTACTATTTAAGATGAGATGTAGACATGTAATAGATCTTTAAtagtgaaaaaaaaactgaaaagaaACCCAGTGTCTCCTGCAACCGAAAAAAACGTGCTAACGAAATTTACCAATTTcactgaaaagaaaaagaaatttatctcttttctccttttgaaAAATGGATTCTTTTATATTACTTCAAATTGGAGTTGACCTCGGGATTCACCTCCATCCTCCCGACTCCGTGGTGTCCAAACCGTTGCAGACATCTCACGCCACTGCCACAGTACTGCCCGATCTtagggcccacctgtcagccaaCGTTGCACGGCCGCGATCCAGCTCCTCGTCTCTCCTCCTCCGGCCCTCCTCCGTTTGCCAccgacggcggccgcccccaccttctccctcctccccctccgctgAGGCCGTCCGAGATCCCGGCTTCCTCCTTGAAAACCATTATCTCTTCCCGCCTCACCCTCAATTCGAAGCAAACCCTCCCGGTCCAACCCCCGCGAGCGGAACACATTTGGATCCGGCTCGGCGAGATGGATCCCGAGGagagcgccgcgccggcgccggcgccgaaccagggggaagaggcggcggaggcagcggaaCCTGCGCCGGCGGAAGAAGAGAGGGCGCCGGCTGAGCAGGAAGTGCCGGCGGGGGAGGACAGCCCGGCTAgcgggggcgaggcggcggcgcgggcccaccacgagaaggagaaggaggagctCGCGCGGGAGGTCATGGAGCTCGGCCTCCAGAACGAGTACCTCAAGTCCCAGATAGCCGGcgcccggccggcgggcggcgcggatgAGGGCTCGGAGCTCGTCAGGGGCTTGAAGGAGCAGGTGGAGAAGCTGACCAGGGAGGTGCAGGAGCAGCGGCTGACGCGGGAGGCCACGGAGAAAGCCCTGGAGCACGTCAACGTGGCCTACGCCGAGGCCGACGGCAAGGTGCAGGGGCTCACCGCCAAGCTCGCCCAAGGTTAGCCGCTACTCCCCTTGAGCCTTCGCTAATGAAGTGTAGTCGGCCACCGAGCATTGATGAACTTGGAATGACTCTCACTTTTGCTAAGCTCATGTTTTATCCCTGCTTCCCTTACGTTCACCACATTGCAAGTAACAAGCTATCCTTGATTGACTGAAAATCTCTGTATGTACCACCAAAGGCCAAACTTCATCGTGTGTCAGTTAAAGACTTGTCTCGCTAATAATTTGAATCATCCAACATAATTGTAGGCGGCGGATTTGCTATTGAGCTTGTCTGTAAGTCCATACTGTTGCAATAACTTCTCCTAATGTATgcctgtgaatctgtgatt harbors:
- the LOC117844380 gene encoding uncharacterized protein, which translates into the protein MGSRLPRGTGLAAAFMGRASSLAAAPNSSNSAAALFPAGRGFGSTGWGFPTSGGSPSSNGFPIPPSPCPVWWEAPGVGTPSNWDPTRDKETHPPGGFMSYFPNQPHNFHLVGATMSTTVSNHNAESSPIDLENLSDHQHDGVDSDSENVRTEKRILWTIDEDEKLMSSWVENSTDSTQGADRDGNQYWGEVVDSYNKSIPLNRKRNAKQCKDRWHKINKWTDLFECAYLKAQRVFASGYSEDMWYDAAQTFYVEDNKKLKLGPFTLKKVWKACRGEDTNDESSDEMPKRPIGQKAAKKASLAAKGKSKELGEDGISKESAIDVDGLDKLSKIQENVAANRMKALEIQQNLSAEKLESSRMAHLTAQENREAKKLEKEAKMMEAYTTLISRDTSAMSDEEKSEYIATMKCFRERLFPSST